A stretch of the Lactuca sativa cultivar Salinas chromosome 9, Lsat_Salinas_v11, whole genome shotgun sequence genome encodes the following:
- the LOC111919562 gene encoding probable receptor-like protein kinase At4g10390, giving the protein MFFLKFFSCFSISDKVADCASEVGGGCCTSTTAVNTKDTCLVTCVKKFSWEEIRKRSRNFSRVIGSGGFSTVYLARLPDSGLTAVKIQSACTERLAGIYDQELRILLRLKHPNIVKLLGHCDDREEERVLLFEYASNGTLHDKLHVSSSVTLTWKVRKLIALQLAEALEYLHGMHIIHGDIKASNILLDEQLNCKLCDFGSAKLGFTSMVLPPSSTKMKRMIMGSQGYMDPHYLKTGLVSKKNDVYSYGVVLLELVTGREAFNLEKGEKLTDVIGPVVCGVVGVEEVVDPLLRYDESLDLEELRAMVTLAEMCIGSSPMVRPSASEIVISMKNNF; this is encoded by the coding sequence ATGTTTTTTCTCAAGTTCTTCAGTTGCTTTTCAATCTCCGATAAAGTGGCCGACTGTGCTAGCGAAGTTGGTGGTGGATGCTGTACTAGCACCACCGCTGTCAACACCAAAGATACTTGTCTTGTAACTTGTGTGAAGAAGTTTTCATGGGAGGAGATAAGGAAACGGAGCAGGAATTTCTCAAGGGTCATCGGCTCTGGAGGGTTTAGCACCGTGTATCTAGCTAGACTACCGGACTCCGGCTTAACTGCTGTCAAGATCCAATCGGCTTGCACCGAGAGGCTAGCCGGGATTTACGACCAAGAGCTTCGAATCTTGCTCCGACTAAAACACCCGAACATCGTGAAGCTTCTTGGACACTGTGACGATAGAGAAGAAGAGCGTGTTCTCTTGTTTGAGTATGCGTCGAATGGTACATTACATGATAAACTTCACGTAAGCAGCAGCGTAACGCTGACATGGAAAGTCAGAAAGTTGATCGCTTTACAGCTTGCTGAAGCTTTAGAATATCTACATGGGATGCATATTATTCATGGAGATATCAAGGCTTCTAATATACTTTTAGATGAACAGCTAAACTGCAAACTTTGCGATTTTGGGTCAGCTAAACTAGGGTTTACTTCCATGGTTTTACCTCCATCATCGACGAAAATGAAGAGAATGATAATGGGGTCGCAAGGTTACATGGATCCACATTATCTTAAAACGGGATTAGTTTCAAAGAAGAACGATGTTTACAGCTACGGAGTTGTACTCCTTGAACTTGTTACGGGGAGAGAAGCATTTAATTTGGAAAAGGGTGAGAAATTAACGGATGTTATTGGTCCGGTGGTGTGTGGGGTGGTGGgagtggaggaggtggtggatccACTGCTGAGATACGATGAGAGCTTGGATTTGGAAGAGTTGAGGGCTATGGTTACATTGGCTGAGATGTGTATTGGGAGTTCACCCATGGTTAGACCTTCTGCAAGTGAGATTGTAATATCCATGAAGAACAATTTTTAA